The following nucleotide sequence is from Pseudomonas sp. RC10.
CGGAGTTATTGAACCACTACATCCGCGACGCCATGAACGGTGCACTGGTGGTCAGCCCCGACCTGACGCGGGTGATGGCCCAGGCGCTGCGCTCCCCCCAGCGCAACCCTGACGTGGCGCTGACCGAACGGGAGCGCCAAGTATTGAAAGTCATCGCGGGCGGTCACAGCAACAAGGTGATCGGGCGCAAGCTGGGCATCACCGAAGGCACGGTCAAGGTCCACGTGAAAAATCTCCTGCACAAGCTGGGCCTGCGTTCTCGCGTGGAAGCCGCCGTCTGGGCCATGGCGCATTTACGCGAACATGAACACTGATGTCGTCACTGCATGAGGTCCGCAAACGACAGAAACCCTATGTTGTCGTGCTGATGCACTTGGCGGTCGCGCTCCACAATCGCTAACCCGTCCGCCCAGCAGGCGGGCGCCAACATCGCCGACCCCTGCTGCGGGTGCAGTTCCACGCGGGGTTGCCCCCCTTCCTGTGACACCAGCCGCGCCCGCAGGTACTGGCGACGGCGGTTAGGTTGCAACCACTCGAATCCGGCGGGCAACGCAACCGGACGGGGTATCACGTCACGCGCCCCCTGAGCCCTCAGCAGAAACGGTCGCACCACCACCAGCGCCGTGATCAACGCGGCGGCGGGATTGCCTGGCACACCGATCCACGGTTTTCCGGCCACGTCTCCGAACGCCAAGGGTTTGCCGGGCTGGATGGCGAGCCGCCACAGGTCAACGCGGCCCACGCTGGCAATCGCGTGCTTGAGGTGATCCTCCTCGCCGACCGAGACGCCGCCAGACGTAAGCAACAGGTCGCATTCCGAGACGGCCAGACTCAAGGCGTGACGACTGGCGGCCAAGTCGTCGGCCATGACGCCATAGTCCTGGACCTCCACGCCCCATCCCTGCAACAGCGCCGACAGGCAATGGCGATTGGCGTTGTAAATCTGCCCCGGCATCAAGGTTTCGCCAGGGGCGCGCAATTCGTCACCGCTGCTCAACAGGCACACGCGCAGCGGGCGGTAGACCTCAACCGATGCCATCCCTGCTGCCGCCAGCAAGCCCAGCTCCTGCGCCCGCAGACGCGTGCCCCGCTCCAGCAATCGATCACCCTCGCGCACTTCTTCCCCCGCTTTGCGCACGTGATCGCCCCGACGAGTCGCCGGGAGCCACACCCGATCACCGTCTACCCGGCACAGCTCTTGGGGCACCACGGCATCGGCACCGGCTGGCAGAGGTGCGCCGGTAAAAATCCGCACCGCCTGCCCAGCCAGTAAAGGTGGCGTAGCCCCCTGCCCTGCAGCAATTCTTCCTGCCAGGATCAAACTGCCCCCAGCCGCCGGAACGTCCGCCGCGCGCAGGGCGAAACCATCCATGGCGCTGTTGTCCCATGCGGGTAAATCCCGGGGCGCGCGGACGTCCGCAGCCAGCACCCGACCCAGTGCTTGCGCAAGGGGAATGGTCTGCTGCGCAGGTGGTGGCGGCGCCTGTTGCAATAGATGACGGATGGCCTGGTCGACCGGAATCAACGACCCGCTGTCGCACAGGGAAGCACTCATGGGCGCACCCCGCAGGGATCGACCACCGTGCCGGCCGGTGATGCCAGCGGTTTGAGGTGCGGCACGAAATTGCAAGGCGCGGTGCGGCTGTCCAGCTGTTCGCGCAGGATCTGGTCCCACGCGGTCCGACAGGCCCCTGGCGAGCCCGGCACGCAGCAAATCAGCACCCCATTGCTCATACCTGCCAAGGCCCGGGACTGGAGGCTGGACATGCCGATCTCCGCCAGCGAAATGTGGCGAAACAACTCGCCAAACCCGGTGACTTCCCGGTCCAGCAAGGGCAAGACCGCTTGGGGCGTGTTATCGCGCGGGGTCAACCCGGTGCCCCCGGTGGTCAACACCACTTGCACGGCAGGGTCGGCGATCCAGACGGAAAGCGCGGCGCGTATCTGGTAGACATCATCTCTGACCCATTGACGGTCGATCAGCCTGTGTCCCGCCGTTTGGACCCGCTCGCACAGGGTCCGCCCCGAGCTGTCAGTGTCAAACGTGCGGGTGTCGCTGATGGTTAACACCGCGATGTTCAGTGAATGAAACGAGCATTGCGCCAGGTGGCCCATGTGCGGCCCCTCCCGTGGATGTGGAATACGCCGGAGCCTGAACCTAATCCCTTGCTGCGCCCATTCCTCCGAGGAGGTACGCCAAACGGCAGGGTTAGCGACACATGGACAACCCGCCGCGCCTACGCAAGAATCGCCGCATTCTGAAAGAAGGCCGTTTCCATGTCCGACAGTCCGCAAACCCGCAATTCCGGTTCCTCCATCACCCGTGCGCTCGACATCATCGAGGCAGTGGTTCAGGCCGACCATGCGCTATCGCCCGCCGACCTCTCCCACCTGCTGGACATTCCCAAACCGAGCGTGCACCGGCTGCTCCAGCAGATGCAGGGCGAAGGGTATTTGCAGACGAACATGCGCGGCGGCATCGTGCCCAATGACCGGTTGCACAAGATCGCCGTGGGGGTGATTTACGCCAGTCGCTACAAGGCGCAACGCCAGGCGATCCTGCGCCACCTGTGTGACACCCTCGACGAGACCTGCGGCATCGCGCTCCCCGATGGCATCGACATGGTGTATTACGACCGGGTGCAAAGCAGCTGGCCGTTGCAGATGTACCTTCCGGTAGGGGCTCATACGCCCATGTGGTGCACGGCGAGCGGGAAGCTCTACCTCAGCAGTTTCAACAAGACGCGGCGCACCCAGATCATCGACAACCTGGCGCTCCGGCGGATGGCGAGCAACACCCTGACCGACCCGGTCGAGCTTGAAATCGAACTCAAACGCGTGCGGCAGATGGACATTGGCATCGACAACGAGGAATTCGTCGATGGCATGGTCGCCATTGCGGTCCCCGTCAGAGACAGCGATGGCCGATTGATCGCCTGCCTGTTCGCGCATGCCCCGACAATCCGCAAAAGCCTCGATGAACTGATGACGTTCGAGCCCGCCATGCGCCGCGCCGCCGAGCAACTACGCATTCTGGTGGAAGAACCCACGGAGCTGGACTGACCGCGTTTTCTCAACCGCACCGCCCCAAGGGCGCCGACTGACGGCGCTCTTTTTTTTGCACCTCTATCGACATTAAATCGCTATAGCGATACATTTCGTTCCGGAATAAGACAATAACAACTATTTCCTGAGGTGTGATATGTCTGTACCCGTCATCCTGCCTCGCATCATGGAGGTCGGAGCTGATGCCAGCGCGCGACTGCCTGATGTGTTGGGTTTCCTGAATTGCAGCCGCCCGCTGATCGTGACCGATAAAACCATGGTCAAACTGGGCCAGGCGCAACGCCTCCACGAGATTCTTGAAGCCAAGGGCATCAAGAGCGAAGTCTTCGATGACACCGTTCCTGAGCCCACCGCTGCCTCTATTCAAGCCGGCGTGGACAAGCTGCGCAGCGGCGACTTCGATGCCATCGTCGCCCTCGGCGGCGGCAGCCCCATCGACAGCGCCAAGGCCATGGCGATCCTTGCCCGCTACGGCGGCGTCATTCGCGACTACCGTTTCCCCCGCCAGGTCAATGAAGCCGGACTCCCCCTGATTGCGATCCCCACGACAGCGGGCACGGGTTCGGAAGTCACGCGGTTCACCATCATCACCGACGAGACCACCGACGAAAAACTGCTGTGTGCGGGCATCGGCTTCATGCCGGTCGCCGCCCTGATCGACTACAAACTGACCCTCAGCCTCCCGGCGCGCACCACCGCCGACACGGGCATCGATGCGATCACCCACGCCATCGAGGCTTATGTTTCGCGCAAGGCCAACCCTTACAGCGACAGCCAGGCACTGGCCGCGCTGGCCTATCTGGGCCCGAATCTGCTGACGGCCTGTCAGGACGGCAAGAACGAAAGCGCCCGCGAAGCGATGATGATCGGCGCGACCTTGGCCGGCATCGCGTTTTCTGCCGCCTCGGTGGCAGTAGTGCATGGCATGAGTCGCCCGATTGGCGCCTTCTTCCACGTGCCTCACGGCCTGTCCAACGCGATGTTGCTGCCCTCCCTGACCGCGTGGTCGCTGAGCGCCGCGCCCGGTCGCTATGCGCAGTGCGCCAAGGCGTTGGGCGTCGCCGACTCCCACGATGACGACGCGACGGCGGGCCAGAAACTCATCGCGTTTCTCACGCGGGTGAACGCTGAGTTGTCGGTGCCGACGCTGGCGGACTTTGGCGTAGAGCGCGCGCGCTTCAATGAAGTCGTCAACACCATGGCCGAGCAGGCGCTGGCCTCGGGTTCACCGGGCAACAACCCGCGCGTGCCGACGGTCCCGGAAATGGTCGAGCTGTATCACGCCCTGTGGGACTGACCTCCCTGCCTCTCCCACCTTATTTGATAGACGGAGCACATTCATGAGCGTTATCGGACACTGGATCAACGGCGAAACGACCACCCCTGATGGCCGCACCCAAGCGGTCTTCAACCCCGCCACCGGCGAGAGCAACACGCAAGTGGCACTGGCCAGCACCGTCACCGTGCAGGCGGCCATCGCCGCCGCCGAAGAGGCGTTTCCCGCGTGGCGCGACACTCCGCCCGCCAAACGTGCGCGGGTCATGTTTCGCTTCAAGGAATTGCTGGAGCAGAACGCGAATAAAATCTGCGAACTGATCGGCCAGGAACACGGCAAGATCAGTCATGACGCCGCGGGCGAATTGCAGCGCGGGATCGAGAACGTCGAGTACGCCTGCGGTGCGCCGGAGCTGCTGAAAGGCGAGCACAGCCGTAACGTCGGCCCGAACATCGACTCTTGGAGCGAGTTCCAGCCACTGGGCGTGGTGGCAGGCGTGACTCCGTTCAACTTCCCGGTGATGGTGCCGTTGTGGATGCTGCCGATGGCCATCGTCTGCGGCAACACCTTTGTCCTGAAACCCTCCGAACGCGACCCGAGCAGCACCCTCTACATCGCGCAATTGCTCCACGAAGCCGGCCTGCCAGCGGGTGTGTTGAACGTGGTCAACGGCGACAAGGAAGCCGTGGACGCCCTGCTGTTCGACCCTCGCGTGAAGGCCGTCAGCTTTGTCGGTTCGACGCCGATCGCCGAGTACATCTACCGCACCGCCACTTCCCAGGGCAAACGCTGCCAGGCGCTGGGCGGCGCGAAAAACCACGCCATCGTCATGCCCGACGCGGACCTCGATAACGCAGTCAATTCGTTGCTGGGCGCCGCGTTTGGCTCGTCCGGCGAGCGTTGCATGGCGCTGTCGGTGGCCGTTGCCGTGGGCGATGCCGTGGCGGACGCGCTGATCGGCAAACTCACCGAAGCGATGCAAGGGCTGAAATTCGGTGTCCACACCGACGCCAGCAACGACTTCGGCCCGCTGATCACCGCCGCCCACCGCGACAAGGTCGTGGGCTTCATCGACAGCGCCGAGTCTCAGGGTGCGCGAATCGTCGTCGATGGCCGTAACGCCCGCGTGGCGGGTCATGAAGACGGTTTCTTCGTCGGCGCGACGCTGATCGATGCGGTCAACGCCGACATGGACAGCTACAAGGCCGAGATTTTTGGCCCGGTGCTGCAGGTCATCCGCGTGGCGACCATGGACGAGGCCATGAAGCTGATCAACGACCACGAATATGGTAACGGCACCTGCATCTACACCCGCGACGGTGAAGCGGCGCGGTACTTCAGTGACCGGATTCAAGTGGGCATGGTAGGGATCAACATCCCGCTGCCCGTCCCCGTTGCCTCCCACAGTTTCGGTGGCTGGAAACGCTCGCTGTTCGGTGATTTGCATGCGTATGGCCCGGACGGTGTGCGCTTCTACACCAAACGTAAAACGATCACTCAGCGCTGGCCATCGGCGAACGTGCGCGAGGGCGCCGAATTCTCGATGCCGACCATGAAATGATCCGATGAAAGGCAGGCGCCATCGCGCTCCCGGGCGTGGCGCCTGCCAACCCCGCTGATTAGACTGCGGGTGCATACGTAAGCAGCAAGACAGCGTTTCCACATGCAATAAAAACAATAATGGCTGGGGCCTTAGGGCCGAGGAAAACACTTATGGCAGGTTATGTGCAGCAAGAAAGCGCCGCGCACGCGAGCAGCGCCGCCAAGGAAGAACGCAAGATCATCATCGCGTCTTCCCTGGGTACGGTTTTCGAGTGGTACGATTTTTTTCTCTACGGGGCATTGGCGGCAGTCATCAGTAAGCAGTTCTTCGCCGGTGTAAACGAAACCACCGCGTTCATCTTCGCCCTGCTGGCGTTCGCCGCAGGCTTCATCGTAAGGCCGTTCGGCGCACTGGTCTTTGGCCGGATCGGCGACATGGTCGGCCGCAAATACACCTTTCTCGCCACGATCGTCATCATGGGCCTCTCGACGTTCGCCGTGGGCTTGCTGCCCGGCTACGCCAGCATCGGCATCGCGGCGCCCATCATCCTTGTCGTCCTGCGCATGCTTCAAGGCCTGGCGCTGGGCGGCGAATACGGCGGTGCGGCGACCTACGTCGCCGAACATGCGCCGAAGAACAAACGCGGCTTTCACACAGGATTCATCCAGTCGACGGCGACATTGGGGTTGCTGCTGTCGCTGGCGGTGGTGCTGGCCTCTCGCCTGATTGCCGGTGACGGGTTCGACACCTGGGGCTGGCGCATTCCGTTCCTGCTGTCGATCGTGCTGGTGGCGATTTCGACGTGGATTCGCATGAGCCTGCATGAGTCGCCGTCGTTCACCAAAATGAAGAGCGAAGGCAAGCTGTCCAAGTCGCCGATCCGCGATTCGTTTACCGTCTGGCCCAATCTCAAAGTGGTGTTGATCGCGCTGTTCAGCGTCAACGCCGGTCAAGCCGTGACGTTCTACGCCGCGCAGTTCTACGTGCTGTTCTTCCTGACTCAAGTGTTGAAGGTTGATCCGTCACTGGCCAATACGTTGCTGATCGTCAGTGTGATCATCGGCGCGCCGTTCTTCGTGTTTTTCGGCTGGCTGTCCGACCGAATCGGCCGCAAGAAAATCATCGTCACCGGCCTGCTGCTGGCGACCGTGCTGTACTTCCCGCTGTTCAAGATGCTCGGCCATTACGCCAACCCGCAGATCGACGCCGCACGCCAGCAGTCGCCGATCGTCGTGGTGGCTGACCCGGCGACCTGCACCTTCCAGTTCGATCCGGTGGGCAAGGCGAAATTCGACAGCCCGTGCGACAAGGTCAAGACCCTGCTGATCAAGCAAGGCCTGCCGTACACCTCGCAATCCGCGGCCGCGGGCACCACCGTGCAAGTCACCGTGGGCAGTACGCAGATCACCGGTTACGACGAAGCCGCGCTGAACGGCGCAGTCAAGGCCGCCGGTTATCCCGCCAAGGCTGACTCCGCGCTGGTGAACGCGTCTGGCGTGGTGCTGGTGATCGTGGCCCTGATGCTGATTGCGACCATGACCTACGGCCCGCTCGCCGCGTTGATGGTCGAACTGTTCCCGACCCGCATCCGCTACACCTCGATGTCGCTCCCCTACCACATCGGCAACGGTTGGTTCGGCGGATTGCTGCCCACCATCTCCTTCGCGCTGGTGGTGTACACGGGCGACATCTTCTATGGATTGTGGTACCCGGTGCTGGTGACGGCGGTGAGCCTGGTCTGCAGCCTGCTGTTCTTGAAGGAAACCAAGGACGTAGACCTCGATAAGGTCTGACCTGCGAATGAGCATCACACTGGAGATCGAGCCCGCTCGCCCTCCAGTGTGTCGCGTTTTTTCTCGTTACCGCAGCGGCGGATGCTCTGCCGACACAGCGTCATTGGCCTCGACGTCCGACATGTCCTCCTCCAGTGGCGCTTCGTCGTCGGGCTTCAGGGGTATTTCCCCCTCGCCTTCGCCCACATCGTCGCTGCCCGGTGGCGGATTGGGGATGACGTCGGGTCTGCCGGGTTCCAGCGGCTCGATGGAGTCGACCGCGTTTTCAGTGCCACCTGGAATGCCTGTTGATGGATTCATTGCACACCTCGCTAGGCCGCGAATGAGTCGCGACATACAGATATGAAGTCCCCCGCCAACGGTTTGTTCGATGAAGTTCGCCAACGGTCGTCACTCGACAGTGCGGCAGCGTCATAAGGCGGCGAACTCCGTGAACGGCACACCCTCTGATGAACAGGTCCTGATCGTTCGAGGCTATGCCCGCCATGAAAAACCTGAAAATCGCCACGTTCAACGTCAACGGCATCGGTGCCCGGCTGCCGAACCTGTTGCAGTGGCTGGAGCGCGAGCAGCCGGACATCGTCTGTCTGCAAGAACTCAAGGCTCCGGACAAAGCGTTTCCTGCCCACGAGATCGAAGCGGCGGGCTATGGCTCGCTGCACCTGGGGCAGACGTCGTGGAACGGGGTCGCAATTCTGGCCCGTGACACCGAGCCACTGCTGATCCGTAAAGGCTTGCCAGGGGAAGAACAGGACACCCAGGCGCGGTATCTGGAGGCCGCCGCCCATGGCGTGGTGGTCGCGTGCCTGTACCTGCCCAACGGCAACCCGCAGCCCGGCCCCAAGTTCGACTACAAACTGCGCTGGTTCGAGCACCTGATCCAGCACGCCGAATCATTGCAGGCCAGCGACCACCCGGTGGTGATGGCCGGCGACTTCAACGTCGTGCCCACGGACGAAGACATCTACAACCCCCGCTCATGGCTGAAAGACGCCCTGCTGCAGCCCGAAAGCCGCGACTGTTATGCCCGGCTCCTCGCCCAAGGCTGGCTGGACTCGCTGCGGCACCTGTACCCGGACGAGCGCGTCTACACCTTCTGGGATTATTTCCGTCAGCACTGGCAGAAGAATTCCGGCTTGCGCATCGACCATTTGTTGGTCAATCCGGTGCTCGCTCCACACCTGAAAGATGCCGGCGTCGATGCTTGGGTGCGCGGCGAAGAACACCCCAGTGATCACGCCCCGACCTGGATTCGCCTGGGTGCCGCCCGCAAAGCCAAACCTCGAAAAAACGCGCGGAAAAAGACAAGCGCCGACAAATAGAGCGTCATCGAACAATCGGTTGAACTAACGCGTCTGCTTCAGGATCACTTTTAACGCGCGCACTGAGCGCAAATCCCCTTCGCGAGCCCTGTTGCTCGCGGCTTTGGTACAGGTCGATGAACGACAAGGAGCTCACGTGACCGACACTGCCTACTCCCCCTACCGCCACCTCCCCGGCCCGCTTCACGCGATTCTGCTGGCGGGCACGGTCCCGTTGTTTCTCGGCGGGCTGCTCAGCGACATCGCCTACTACAACAGTTACCTGATCCAATGGAGCAATTTCGCGTCGTGGCTGATTGCCGGGGCCATGCTGTTCTGTGGCCTGGCGTTGCTGTTTGCGCTGGTCAACCTGATCCGGGCGGAGCGCAAATCCGGCCGCCCGGTCCTGTATTTCCTGCTCCTGCTCGTCACGTGGGGGCTGGGCTGGATCAATTCATTCGAACACGCCAAGGACGCCTGGGCCGTGATGCCGTCGGGGCTGATTCTGTCGGTGATCGTGACCGTGCTGAGCATCGTTTCCGCCTGGATCGGTCTGACCAACCTTCGCTCGGGAGACGCACGATGAAACCTGCCTTTGCACTGACTGCCCTGTCCATGTCCCTGCTGCTGAGCGCTTGCGGTGCAGGAAAGGACAACCCGCAAGCCCACGGCCCCGACCCGAAAATGCCCCAGGCTGAACGCGGGTTGCTGCCGAGCATGAAAATCGCCGAGCCGGTGGCCTGGGGTGACCAGAAACCCAAGGTGCCCGAGGGTTACAGCATCTCGGCGATTGCCACTGACCTGAAAGTGCCGCGCCAGACGCTGGTGTTGCCCAACGGCGACATTCTGATCGCGGAAGGCAAAGGCGGCACCGAAGCGCCGAAGCTCAAGCCCAAGGACGTGATCGCCAGTTACATCAAGGCCGAAGGCAACACAAAGGTCAAAGGCGGCAACCGCCTGACCCTGTTGCGGGATGCCGATGGCGACGGCAAATACGAGATGAAGACCGTGTTCGCCGAAAACCTCAACGCGCCGTATGGGCTGGCCTACGCGAACGGCAAACTGTACGTCGCCAACCAGGACGCGCTGGTGCGCTTCGACTACACCGACGGCCAGACCAAGGCCACGGGCGAGCCCGTGACCGTCACCGAGCTGCCAGCGAAGATCAATCACCACTGGACCAAATCACTGGCCATCACCCCGGACGGCAGCACGCTGTACGTGGGCATCGGTTCGAACAGCAACGTCACCGAGCGTGGCATGGAGGTCGAACTGGACCGGGCGCAAATCTGGCAGATCGACGCCAAGACTGGCGCGCACAAACCGTACGCCACGGGCACCCGTAACCCGACGTCGTTGAAAATCCAGCCCGGCACTGGGGTGCTGTGGGCCGTGGCCAACGAGCGGGATGAATTGGGTGAAGACCTGGTGCCGGATTACCTGACGTCGATCCGTGAAGGCGCGTTTTACGGCTGGCCGTACAGCTATTGGGGCCAGAACGTCGACACCCGCGCCCAGCCGCAAGACCCGAAAAAGGTTGCGCTGGCAGTCAAACCGGATTACAGCCTCGGTTCTCACGTGGCCGCGCTGGGTCTCGACTTCTCGATCCCGGCCATTGGCGACAAGTTCGCGGATGGCGTTTTTGTCGGCGAGCACGGCAGCTGGAACCGCGAGAACCCGGTGGGCTACAAAGTGGTGTTCGTGCCGTTCAGCAACGGTAAGCCTTCCGGGGAGCCGGTGGATTTCGCCACCGGTTTCCGAGGTGACGACGGCAAGACCCGAGGCCGGCCGGTCGGGGTCACGGTGGACCCTCGCGGTGGCGTGATCATTGCGGATGACCTGTCCAATACGGTCTGGCGTGTAACGCGCAATCGTTGAGTTTGCATCTTTGATACCAGAAAGGGAGGCGGCTGTTCCGGCAGCGCCTCCCGCGTCCTGACAACCCTCCCCCCTCTTCCAGACGCTAGCTTTCCGTTCGGCGCGCTATCCCGTGTTGCCGCAGTTTGCGGTACAGCGTATTCCGACTGATGTTCAGCCGACTGGCAACCCGACCGATGTGCCAACGCTCTTCATCGACCAGCGCCATGAGCGTCTGCCGCTCCGATGCACCGAGAGGGTCCTCGCAGTCGGTCTCTGATGCCGGTGGGGCAGGAAGCAACTCCAACGCATCCTCAAGCGAGATGCGCCCCTCCCACGCGAGTGCGACCAGCGTACGAAGGCAGATTCGAAGTTGCCTCACATTCCCCGGCCAGGCCTGTGCCATCAGGTGTTCACGCACGCCGGGTTCCAGCTGGATCGCAGTGTCGCCAGCTTCCTTGCGCAGCAGAAAGTCGAGCAGCGGACCCTTGTCCGAACGCTCACGCAGCGGTGGAATCTGCACCGTGAACCCGCCAAGGCGATAATACAGGTCTTCACGAAAGCGCCCTGCCACGACACTTGCCTGAAGGTCCTGGTGGCTCGCACTGATGAGCCGAATGTCGATCGGACGTGGCGCACCGCTGCCCAGCGGCACCACTTGCCGCTCTTCAAGCACGCGCAACAGCCGGGTTTGCAGTGCCAGCGGCATGTCGCCGATTTCATCGAGAAACAGAATGCCGCCGTGGGCCTGTTCGAGCTTGCCGACCATGCCCTCCTTGCGGGCCCCGGTGAAGCTGCCACCCTGATAGCCGAACAGCTCGCTTTCGATGAGGCTTTCCGGGATCGCCGCGCAGTTGATGGCGACGAACCGCTGATTCGATCGTGAACTCGCACGGTACAACGCCGCCGCGAATGCCTCTTTACCGGTCCCGGTTTCACCCTGCAAAAACACCGGCACGTCCCGTTCCAGCACCCTGAGCGCACGGCTCAGACCGCGCTGCAAGCGCTCGTCCTCCATGCAGAACTGGTCATCGTTGATGTGCGGCAGCGCACGCCTGGCGTTGAGAGCCGTCGGCGTCGCGATGCGAACGGGTGCGCGCAACTGACCGTAAAACAGGCGACCGTCGACCAATCGCATGGGCCAGCACAGGGTGGGCTGATGGCTTGAATACCGGATGACCTGCTCAGCAGGCATTTCGAGCATCGTCGACAGGGACTGCCCGATCAATTGATCCCGCGTGGCCCCCAGAAGATCCAGCGCCGCCTGATTCACCGAACGTATGCGGGCCGTGTCATCAAAGCTGACCAGCCCTTCGCCCAGCAGCCCGACGAACCGCGCTTCGGGGTGAAACCGAAGGAGGTACAGCTGGGGTTCATGGCCCAGAAAGAAACAGTTTTCGATCAGTTTGGCGGACAGGTTGGTCAACGCCATC
It contains:
- a CDS encoding sigma-54-dependent Fis family transcriptional regulator — its product is MTSALLSAHAQQVLQAVQGSPKTADFAKDPAITRSWRRCLDQHGLDPASRRPPNVLENHTLNAHRAPLEHIIKVARWQMSSLHQQLGGDGHVVMLTDAQGVVIDSVFNDAERTDFQRAGLWLGAMWGEDVEGTNGVGTCLVERQQVTIRRDEHFRGKHAGLSCSASPVFDDQGELLAVLNLSSAREDQSPSAMLQAMALTNLSAKLIENCFFLGHEPQLYLLRFHPEARFVGLLGEGLVSFDDTARIRSVNQAALDLLGATRDQLIGQSLSTMLEMPAEQVIRYSSHQPTLCWPMRLVDGRLFYGQLRAPVRIATPTALNARRALPHINDDQFCMEDERLQRGLSRALRVLERDVPVFLQGETGTGKEAFAAALYRASSRSNQRFVAINCAAIPESLIESELFGYQGGSFTGARKEGMVGKLEQAHGGILFLDEIGDMPLALQTRLLRVLEERQVVPLGSGAPRPIDIRLISASHQDLQASVVAGRFREDLYYRLGGFTVQIPPLRERSDKGPLLDFLLRKEAGDTAIQLEPGVREHLMAQAWPGNVRQLRICLRTLVALAWEGRISLEDALELLPAPPASETDCEDPLGASERQTLMALVDEERWHIGRVASRLNISRNTLYRKLRQHGIARRTES